A stretch of the Sulfurospirillum sp. UCH001 genome encodes the following:
- the nadB gene encoding L-aspartate oxidase codes for MKTSYDVLIVGTGIAGLSAALALPKSLSVLIVSKDYAWECNTFYAQGGVAVAKDDNDIPVHINDTLDAGAGHCNLEAVKVLCSEGPLAIQRLINMGFNFDKDEHGNLLYTKEAAHSTNRILHAGGDATGRYIHLFLMQQLPFPILYNTQVTDLLIDEGICYGARVFHNDKIFNLYAKKVIIASGGVGSLYEYHTNARTISADMQGICLSHGIPLADMEMMQFHPTAFVLGNSVRKQLLSESLRGEGAMVVDEDGKRFVFDYDSRGELAPRDVVSRAIFKHKQQTNKEVYLDLSAFSKEHFKQRFPSIYFNMTNIGYNVPEQKIPISPAFHYSMGGIKTDLHGRVHTIKNIYAVGECAHTGVHGANRLASNSLLEGLVFSARVAEEITKSIFEPHVQNLFPETEEVLIRENDKTLKNELRHLMWNYAGIIREKQTLQTAFNRVKEILGLPIGKLLRLRLLVSQEIITSALKRKTSLGAHYIKEEVTL; via the coding sequence ATGAAAACCTCTTACGATGTGCTTATCGTTGGCACAGGTATTGCGGGCTTGAGTGCTGCTTTGGCGTTACCAAAGTCCTTAAGTGTTCTTATCGTTTCAAAAGATTACGCTTGGGAATGCAATACCTTTTACGCACAAGGAGGAGTCGCTGTTGCTAAAGATGACAACGACATTCCTGTGCATATCAACGATACCTTAGATGCTGGAGCTGGACATTGTAACCTTGAAGCTGTTAAGGTGCTTTGTTCAGAAGGTCCTCTGGCTATCCAACGTTTGATAAACATGGGTTTTAACTTCGATAAAGATGAACATGGAAATCTTCTTTACACGAAAGAGGCTGCGCATAGCACAAACCGTATTTTACACGCAGGCGGTGATGCAACGGGACGTTATATTCATCTCTTTTTAATGCAACAATTGCCATTCCCCATTCTTTATAATACGCAAGTAACCGATCTGCTCATTGATGAAGGTATTTGTTATGGTGCACGTGTTTTCCATAACGATAAAATTTTTAATCTTTATGCTAAAAAAGTCATTATCGCCAGTGGTGGCGTAGGATCACTTTATGAATATCATACCAATGCTCGAACAATTAGTGCCGATATGCAGGGCATTTGCCTGAGCCATGGTATTCCTCTTGCCGATATGGAGATGATGCAATTTCATCCTACTGCATTTGTCCTTGGAAATAGCGTACGCAAACAGCTCTTAAGCGAGTCATTAAGAGGTGAGGGTGCTATGGTTGTCGATGAAGATGGCAAACGTTTTGTGTTTGACTATGATTCAAGAGGAGAACTAGCTCCTCGGGATGTCGTAAGTCGTGCTATTTTTAAACATAAACAACAAACGAACAAAGAGGTTTATCTCGACCTTAGTGCATTTTCAAAAGAGCATTTTAAACAGCGCTTCCCAAGCATATATTTCAATATGACCAATATAGGTTACAATGTGCCTGAACAAAAAATTCCTATCTCTCCAGCATTCCACTACTCTATGGGTGGCATTAAAACAGATTTGCATGGAAGAGTACATACTATTAAAAATATCTATGCGGTTGGGGAATGTGCACATACTGGAGTACATGGCGCCAATAGGCTAGCAAGTAATTCTTTGCTGGAAGGCTTAGTCTTTTCAGCGCGTGTCGCGGAAGAAATTACAAAGAGTATATTTGAGCCTCACGTGCAAAATCTCTTCCCAGAAACAGAAGAAGTACTCATACGAGAAAATGATAAAACACTTAAAAATGAACTGCGCCATTTAATGTGGAATTATGCAGGGATAATACGAGAGAAACAGACCTTACAAACAGCATTTAATCGTGTTAAAGAGATACTTGGATTACCGATTGGAAAACTTTTAAGACTTAGACTTTTAGTTTCACAAGAGATTATAACCAGTGCATTGAAACGTAAAACATCACTAGGTGCACATTACATCAAAGAGGAAGTTACATTATGA
- the guaA gene encoding glutamine-hydrolyzing GMP synthase — MKEVPILVLDFGSQYTQLIARKLRESGVYCEIVPYNEKIEDIKKRNPKGIILSGGPASVYAKDSYHPDPKVYELGLPILGICYGMQLLTQHFGGSVIPATHQEYGKAELKFESDHKIFKDTTCGQIVWMSHGDRVESLPAGFEKIGYSENSPYAAIADEKRNMYAFQFHPEVYHSEQGSKLLKNFAKYICGCESTWNMGSFAKEQIAKIKAKVGTKKVLCGVSGGVDSSVVATLLAEAIGDQLVSVFVDNGLLRANERAQVEAMFKSRGVPLITVDASEKFLSRLAGVTDPERKRKIIGETFIEVFDEEAKKHNGIEFLAQGTLYTDVIESVSVKGPSKTIKSHHNVGGLPDWMTFELIEPLREIFKDEVRALGAELGLPKDMLGRHPFPGPGLAIRIMGEVNKDDLTLLRAADVIMLEELRSTGYYDKTWQAFTVLLNVKSVGVMGDNRTYDNTVCVRIVDATDGMTATFAHIPHTILENISRRIINEVNGINRVVYDISSKPPATIEWE; from the coding sequence ATGAAAGAAGTCCCTATTTTAGTCTTAGATTTTGGGTCACAATATACACAGTTGATTGCACGTAAGCTTCGCGAAAGTGGTGTTTACTGTGAAATCGTCCCTTATAATGAAAAGATCGAAGATATTAAAAAGCGTAACCCTAAAGGTATTATTTTAAGTGGTGGTCCAGCATCAGTATATGCTAAAGATTCGTACCATCCTGATCCAAAAGTCTATGAGTTGGGTCTTCCTATTTTGGGTATCTGCTATGGTATGCAGCTTTTAACACAACATTTTGGTGGTAGCGTTATTCCTGCAACTCATCAAGAATATGGCAAAGCTGAGCTTAAATTTGAGAGTGATCACAAGATTTTTAAAGATACTACATGCGGACAAATTGTATGGATGAGTCATGGCGATCGTGTTGAGTCATTACCAGCAGGATTTGAAAAAATTGGATACAGTGAGAACTCACCTTATGCTGCAATTGCGGATGAAAAGCGCAATATGTATGCATTCCAATTCCATCCAGAAGTTTATCATTCTGAGCAAGGTAGCAAACTGCTTAAAAACTTTGCAAAATATATTTGTGGTTGCGAAAGCACATGGAACATGGGCTCATTTGCAAAAGAGCAGATTGCAAAAATTAAAGCGAAAGTCGGTACTAAAAAAGTTCTATGTGGTGTCAGTGGTGGTGTGGATAGTTCTGTTGTAGCAACACTTTTAGCAGAAGCTATTGGTGATCAATTGGTCTCAGTGTTCGTTGATAATGGACTTTTACGTGCGAATGAGCGTGCACAAGTTGAAGCGATGTTTAAAAGCAGAGGCGTGCCACTCATTACCGTTGATGCAAGTGAGAAGTTTTTAAGCCGTTTAGCAGGTGTTACTGACCCTGAGAGAAAGCGTAAAATTATTGGTGAGACATTCATTGAAGTATTTGATGAAGAAGCTAAAAAACACAATGGTATTGAGTTCTTAGCACAAGGCACACTCTATACGGATGTTATTGAATCTGTATCGGTTAAAGGCCCTTCTAAAACCATCAAATCACATCACAATGTTGGAGGACTCCCAGACTGGATGACATTTGAACTCATCGAGCCATTGCGTGAGATTTTTAAAGATGAAGTAAGAGCACTTGGTGCAGAACTTGGTCTTCCAAAAGATATGCTAGGTCGTCACCCCTTCCCAGGACCAGGTCTTGCAATTCGTATTATGGGAGAAGTGAATAAAGATGATTTAACACTTCTAAGAGCAGCAGATGTCATTATGTTAGAAGAGTTACGTTCTACTGGCTATTATGATAAAACATGGCAAGCCTTTACGGTTCTTTTAAATGTTAAGAGCGTTGGTGTTATGGGTGATAATCGAACCTATGATAATACCGTTTGTGTAAGAATTGTCGATGCAACCGATGGTATGACTGCAACGTTTGCACATATCCCACATACTATTTTAGAAAATATTTCTAGACGCATTATCAATGAAGTCAATGGTATTAACCGTGTAGTGTATGATATCTCTTCAAAACCACCTGCAACGATTGAATGGGAATAA
- a CDS encoding uroporphyrinogen-III synthase → MIYFFSDKAYEGVVHLPLFEIAFDPISINLEKFDAIIFTSKNSVKALEKSNALWKEKEAYAIGKGTASYIKHCGGNLVFTCQESYGDSFATTLISLLDAKKVFFPRAKEVVSPIFEILHGANIAIQQHVVYETHCKHYPRSSAPSQGAKLIFTSPSTVHCFLENFPWDESYTAIAIGKKTAAVLPSSAKMIISSIQSIEHCITLAKAL, encoded by the coding sequence ATGATCTACTTCTTCAGCGATAAAGCGTATGAGGGGGTAGTGCATCTCCCACTTTTTGAGATCGCATTTGATCCGATTTCCATTAATTTGGAGAAGTTTGATGCGATCATTTTTACTTCTAAAAATAGTGTCAAAGCACTTGAAAAAAGCAATGCCCTCTGGAAAGAAAAAGAGGCATATGCTATTGGTAAGGGCACAGCTTCATACATTAAGCATTGTGGCGGAAATCTTGTGTTTACCTGTCAAGAATCGTATGGCGATTCCTTTGCTACAACGCTTATTTCACTACTAGATGCAAAAAAAGTTTTTTTCCCTCGTGCCAAAGAAGTGGTTTCGCCTATTTTTGAGATATTACATGGTGCGAATATTGCTATTCAACAACACGTTGTGTATGAAACACATTGTAAACATTATCCTAGATCTTCTGCCCCTTCACAAGGCGCAAAATTAATCTTTACTTCTCCTTCAACAGTGCACTGTTTTTTAGAGAATTTTCCTTGGGATGAGAGTTATACGGCTATTGCTATTGGTAAAAAAACAGCTGCCGTTTTGCCTTCATCTGCAAAAATGATTATCTCTTCCATCCAAAGCATTGAGCACTGCATTACCTTGGCAAAAGCTCTTTAG
- the nhaD gene encoding sodium:proton antiporter NhaD, with product MKIVFALLLLANTIWASSGQNLSSTWVGITSLVIFVLGYYVIAAEEKFHINKAKPALFVGTFIFILIGFYNTINGLDPKPLAHEMELLIFEIAQIFFFLLVAMTYIEVMIERRIFDTLKYKLVSKGYSFKKLFWFTGTLAFFISPVADNLTTALILSTVLITIEKKNPAFLVPGAINIVVGANAGGAWSPFGDITTLMPWIAGKAEFFDFFYLFPAAFLGWLVTGWLLSFSVPEGKPLFDANTEERVRVLKGGRTVIYLGAFTIFSAVMCQQVFGIPPMWGMMFGFSLLKLYSYQLKRSHDEELKTFIAISKIEHDTLLFFFGILAAVGGLHYVGYLDLAVKLYDTAGATAVNIGVGFLSAFIDNVPVMSAVLKASPNMGVDQWLLVTMTAGIGGSLISFGSAAGVGVMGKLRGVYTFGSHMKYAWTVLVGYILSLVIWYVQFEILGLY from the coding sequence ATGAAAATAGTGTTCGCGTTATTACTTTTAGCTAATACTATTTGGGCTTCAAGTGGACAAAATTTGAGTTCAACATGGGTGGGAATCACTTCATTGGTTATTTTTGTTTTGGGGTATTATGTCATTGCCGCGGAAGAAAAATTTCATATCAATAAAGCAAAACCTGCATTATTTGTAGGAACATTTATATTTATTTTGATCGGTTTTTACAACACAATCAATGGACTTGATCCAAAACCTTTAGCCCATGAAATGGAATTGTTGATTTTTGAAATTGCTCAAATCTTCTTTTTCCTTTTGGTGGCTATGACGTATATTGAAGTGATGATAGAAAGACGCATTTTTGATACATTAAAATACAAACTTGTCTCAAAAGGGTATTCTTTTAAAAAACTTTTTTGGTTTACAGGAACACTTGCATTTTTTATAAGCCCTGTTGCGGACAACTTGACCACAGCATTGATTCTCTCTACCGTTTTGATTACTATTGAAAAAAAGAATCCTGCTTTTTTAGTACCTGGAGCGATTAACATCGTTGTTGGAGCCAATGCGGGTGGTGCGTGGAGCCCTTTTGGTGATATTACAACTCTGATGCCTTGGATTGCTGGTAAAGCTGAATTTTTTGACTTTTTCTATCTTTTCCCTGCTGCCTTTTTAGGTTGGTTAGTTACTGGCTGGTTGCTTTCTTTCTCTGTACCAGAAGGTAAGCCTCTTTTTGATGCAAACACGGAAGAGCGTGTAAGAGTGTTAAAAGGTGGTAGAACAGTCATTTATTTGGGTGCATTCACTATCTTCTCAGCGGTCATGTGTCAGCAAGTATTTGGCATTCCACCTATGTGGGGTATGATGTTTGGTTTTTCTCTTTTGAAACTTTACAGCTATCAGCTTAAACGTAGTCATGATGAAGAATTAAAAACATTTATTGCGATCAGTAAAATTGAACACGATACATTACTCTTTTTCTTTGGTATACTTGCAGCTGTTGGTGGCTTACATTATGTTGGCTATTTAGACTTAGCCGTTAAACTTTACGATACGGCAGGCGCAACGGCTGTGAACATTGGTGTAGGATTTTTATCGGCCTTCATCGATAATGTTCCTGTGATGAGTGCGGTATTAAAAGCAAGCCCAAATATGGGTGTAGATCAGTGGTTATTGGTCACTATGACCGCGGGTATTGGTGGAAGTTTGATTAGTTTTGGATCTGCTGCAGGTGTTGGAGTAATGGGAAAACTAAGAGGTGTTTATACTTTTGGTTCTCATATGAAATATGCATGGACAGTGCTTGTAGGTTACATACTATCATTAGTCATTTGGTATGTACAATTTGAAATACTTGGTTTATATTAA